One region of Miscanthus floridulus cultivar M001 chromosome 19, ASM1932011v1, whole genome shotgun sequence genomic DNA includes:
- the LOC136528625 gene encoding exopolygalacturonase-like, which translates to MALGSNAMRVIFLLAMVVCAAHAGKPAPKEKEKGKDDKSGGAPAEAPSGSAGGSGSSDISKLGAKGDGKTDSTKALNDAWAAACGKEGAQTLMIPKGDYLAGPLNFSGPCKGSVTIQLDGNLLGTTDLSQYKGNWIEIEHVDNLVITGKGTLDGQGKQVWDNNKCAQKYDCKILPNSLVLDYVNNGTVSGITLLNAKFFHMNIFQCKDMTIKDVTVTAPGDSPNTDGIHIGDSSKVTITGTTIGVGDDCISIGPGSTGINITGVTCGPGHGISVGSLGRYKDEKDVTDINVKDCTLKKTSNGVRIKSYEDAACVVTASKLHYENIAMEDVANPIIIDMKYCPNKICSAKGDSKVTIKDVTFKNITGTSSTPEAVSLLCSDKIPCSGVTMDNIKVEYKGTNNKTMAVCNNAKGSSTGCLKELACL; encoded by the exons ATGGCTTTGGGCAGCAATGCTATGAGGGTGATCTTTCTCCTCGCGATGGTGGTCTGTGCCGCGCATGCGGGGAAGCCAGCCccaaaggagaaggagaaggggaaggacGACAAGTCAGGCGGTGCCCCCGCCGAGGCGCCCTCAGGCTCCGCGGGGGGCAGCGGGTCCTCAGACATATCCAAGCTGGGAGCCAAGGGCGACGGCAAGACAGACAGCACCAAAGCGCTGAATGATGCGTGGGCGGCGGCGTGCGGCAAGGAAGGGGCGCAGACGCTCATGATCCCCAAGGGCGACTACCTGGCAGGGCCCCTCAACTTCAGCGGGCCGTGCAAGGGCTCCGTCACCATCCAGCTCGACGGCAACCTTCTCGGCACCACGGACCTGAGCCAGTACAAGGGCAACTGGATCGAGATCGAGCACGTCGACAACCTCGTCATCACCGGCAAAGGCACCCTCGACGGCCAGGGCAAACAAGTGTGGGACAACAACAAATGTGCCCAGAAATACGACTGCAAGATCCTGCCCAAC TCGTTGGTGCTGGACTACGTGAACAACGGCACCGTCTCCGGGATCACCCTGCTGAACGCCAAGTTCTTCCACATGAACATATTCCAGTGCAAAGACATGACGATCAAGGACGTGACCGTCACCGCGCCCGGGGACAGCCCCAACACCGACGGCATCCACATTGGTGACTCCTCCAAGGTCACCATCACCGGCACCACCATCGGCGTGGGTGACGACTGCATCTCCATCGGCCCTGGCAGCACCGGGATCAACATCACCGGCGTCACCTGCGGCCCCGGCCACGGCATCAGCGTCGGCAGCCTGGGCAGGTACAAGGACGAGAAGGACGTGACGGACATCAACGTCAAGGACTGCACGCTCAAGAAGACCAGCAACGGCGTGCGTATCAAGTCCTACGAGGACGCCGCGTGCGTGGTCACCGCCTCTAAGCTCCACTACGAGAACATAGCGATGGAGGACGTGGCCAACCCCATCATCATCGACATGAAGTACTGCCCCAACAAGATCTGCTCCGCCAAGGGCGACTCCAAGGTCACCATCAAGGACGTCACCTTCAAGAACATCACCGGCACCTCATCCACCCCGGAGGCCGTCAGTCTGCTCTGCTCCGACAAGATTCCCTGCAGCGGCGTCACCATGGATAACATCAAGGTCGAGTACAAGGGCACCAATAACAAGACTATGGCGGTCTGCAACAACGCCAAGGGCAGTTCCACCGGTTGCCTCAAGGAACTGGCCTGCCTCTGA